In the Triticum aestivum cultivar Chinese Spring chromosome 2B, IWGSC CS RefSeq v2.1, whole genome shotgun sequence genome, AAATTGTTCCCAAATTTTGCAAAAACACTTTATCGGCTAAAAAAGGTTCGCTTATTGAAAAGTGTTCATGGAAACAGGAAAAGTAATCGTGAATTTTCAAAAAGAAAGTTCCCAGATTTAAgaaatattcatgggtttgaaaaaACATTTACAATTATAAAAAAAATACATATTCCAAAAatgtttaatttttttaaaaatgttcacgaatttcgaAAGATGTTCacgaattttgaaaaatattcatgatttcgaAAACAATTTCACAACTTCGAAAGATGTTCACGATTTCATAAATGTTCACAAGTTTGAGAGATGTTCCCAAAATTGAAAATaataagaaacaaaataaaaaatatataagaaaaaagaaaaacagaaaagaaaagaaaaaacataaaaagaaaaaacaaaaaagaaaaaaagaaaaaataaaaaaggaaaaaaggaaggaaAACCGGGAGAGAAAagagtataaaaatataaaaaaaccaATGGAGTATAAACACGCTGGGCCAACACTGGATCTGCGAGCTGGAGAGGTGGGCAACCTACGCGCCgaatagctccgccggagaggtTCTCGCGACGCTTCAGGCCTCTGGTCTCAAGTCTTCTTCTAGCCGCCCTCAGTCTTGTCGAAATCACTAAATGAGGAGTACTCCTTGCGAAGATCACTCCAACTCCTCCAGGttacgacaagtggcgcgctgcatgtgctcCACTTGTTGCAACAtgagagttttccctttttcgtagatcagtttattcaaaacgttttttctcttaaaccgtgcgtccaaatttcgaaccgctttcgccgttggatttcaggcgtcgagatcttcaaaactagatcccatgttgataagttttgacgaactttttttcacaaaaaaatcggacgaaaaaactgaaccgggaggacgggttttttcccttttcgaaagaggcacggccgtacctatgacgaaatcacaaccgtgcctctcgcggaagcaaaaccgtgcctctcgcaaaagaaaaaaaacagaaaatgcatttttttctttttccgaagaggcacggccgtgactctcgcgaaagcacaactgtgcttctcacggaaggaaaaaaaacagaaaacgtgttttttttttcattttcaagagacacggccgtgactctcgcgaaagcacaaccgtgcctcttgcgaaagaaaaaaacataaaacacgtttttttcgtttcgaagaggcacggccgtgcctctcgcgaaaacaaaaccgtgattctcgcgaaaaaaacgttttttggcaaaaaaatgaatttttttatcgaaaagctagggaagaccggtggaaaaccaaaacgtgaaaaaaataaaaaaaattgtttaaAAAGGCAAAAACgcgtgtggaaaaataaaaaaacaaaatccggagggagcgtccagagcgcgacacgtggtgaATAATTTAGAGCACGCCAAATGATGCTGATAGTTGCGagactcccgaaggagcgctcgttaattagttgctgcCCCGTCTTGTCCCCTCTCTCGTGTCAGATCGATCCTCTGGCAGCCAACTTCGCTGTGGCCGCCGCAGCCGTCCCTCCGGCGAGGGGAAACAACCTTCACTTGCCACTTCCACGCGTCGGGACTCGGGTCGCCGCTCGCCAGTCGCCACCAATAGCTCCGCCGGTACCCCTCCGTGACCCCCTCAATTGTTTTTTCGTTGGATGTTCTTTACAACCTTAATCGGTTTGGATTTtgttcgttcatctccgttgttgGCTAGGGTTTGGCGAGGATGCAGCACCACGGATAGAACGAGATTGTCTTTACTGTCTTTGTAGGCTAGAAACATTGCCGGAGAGATGTCTCAGAAGCGAAGGGAGAAGGTGGATACATGTCCGATTCCACGGAAGCATGATGCAATGGAGAAGAAGTCCCCCCCTGGTCAGCCCCGCCGACAGACGCAGGGCATCCACCGGCCGGTCAAGACTGAAGCGCGTCTTGCCGGAGAGAAGAAGCACAAGACTGCTGCACATATCGCCGGAGAGAAAAAGCACACGAGAGGCAATAGTGCATCTTTTCCAACGAAAAGAACCACGCCACTAGTCAAAGCAAGAACGAGATGTACCGGTCGTCCGATCGACGCTCAGAACCATGGCAGCACTGTTGCCACCCAGGAACAGAGGCAAGAATCCGCCGCGATCAAGACAGATAAAGAAGTGGAGTACATAATCCAAAAGTTGAACAAGTTGGGAGTGAGAAATGATATTGGCTTTGAGGAGTACTATGAATGCTTGATGAATCTGCCTCCGGACCCCTCCCTTGATACTTCCATCAGATTGGATGATACACATCGTTATGACATGGACATCCGCCACGCGGTGTATCGCATCAGATCCTACAAGGTTTCATCCATCCATGCCTCTGTTTTTTCAATCATCTATTAAATGCTGTTCAATGATCAATCCATACATTTGCGTTTTGCGAATTTATGTTAGTTTGTTCTATCCTGCTTATTCTGTTTTTTAACTCATAATCCATATCTAATTCCAAGGGTGATATCATTGCCTACAGTTGTCACAAAAGGAGTCCAAGAATGAGTTGTGCCGTGATGAACTGAAAGATTGCCCTATGGAGCTTCTTGACAGGGAAGAATTTCCTACAGATTTCCTCGTGAAGATGAAATATTTTAGGTTCTTGGAGGAAGAAGGTGTATTAGACTGGTTCTTCCACCCTGAACTCTGCAAGCTTGCTTGCCTGAATGCCTACCAGCGTCTAGTGCCTCGGGATCATGTACGTATATAAACTGATCATTGAGTGTTCCTGTCATCATTTAATTGCCTTTGGTGTTCCATTGTGTTAGGATGGCTATTTAGAACCATTCATCGTAATTTCAACACCATGATATACCAAATGATCTGTGTGGCCTGTTTTCAGAAAAGGGTTAAAAAGTTATCTATTATGTAAGGATCTACATTACAGAGCAATTTACATGTTGGAGTTATTGATGAGTTCATGATACATTTACTGGGTGTTAATTATCTTTTCCTTAGATGGTCCATTTCATAATGTTATATGCTGGAAAATGTACATCATTGAATTATCGGCCTCTATTAAAAACTGGCCAGCTGACTACTTCAACATAGTGCCAACCAGGATATTTTCTTTCCACTTTATTGCCTTTCTTGATGCTCATATTTCTTTTGCTCAAGCAGTTCTATGCATATTTTTCTGTTAGAAATAGTATTGTGACttaataaatttatttaaaaagaaCCAACATATTCTTTTACGCATAGTAGTACATTTTTGCTTGTCCTGTATCAAACCTTATTTTTGTTATCGCTTCTCtctatttatatttttttattatttaagGCATATGTTATTTGTCATTCTAAATCATGTTTCCTCTTTCCCTTCATTTTCGTGTAGGGTGTTGTTTTCGATTGGGAGTACGCTGATTGGGAGTTGTACCGCAGTTACTTCCATAGCTATGAGATGCAACATGAATACATCGAGTACTTTGAAACATTATTAAGGGAACTTAAGGTGTGCATCGCAAAATCAAGCAAGACTAGCATTCCAGCAATCATTAGATTTTTATTATGGGACTAACAACCTCTCTTTTTATCTTGATACAGTGGTTGAAAGATTGTCTACCGGTTAAGGATGCTTCTCCTATTGTAAGTACATGACTGCACAAAAATCATGGAATGGCAATTTTCTGTATATGTTATGGCACCAATGGTATTTCCTCTGTTCTTTAGGCAAGCAAAATAGAGACCAGAGGAATTTATCAAGCAACTAAGATCGCCACTCGCTTTCCCAAGATCACAACTCATCTAGTTCGTATTGGCTTCAGTGTATGATCTCTACCATAATCACTAACTTAATTTTAGCATGGCTTTGCATTTAACAGTTTCATTATTTCGATGCAGGATTGTGTTACTTACATGGGCATTGTGGCTAGGTGGTGTGATGGATCCGATGGTCTCCATTTCGAGATTTGGAAGCGAGTCACTCAACAAAAGGTTAGCATTCAGTATTGTAACCCAGTCTTCTGCACACTTACTGGGTATCCATGTAATTCTGATTAATTCAGTATTGTAACTCAGTCTTCTGCACACTTATTGAGTATCCATGTAATTCTGATTAATTCGTGTTGTTTATGAACCATGTATATGTATACAGTATTGCTTGTTTTTATGAGTATTCATGTAATTCTCATTTCTCAACAATGCACAGGAGAGTTTCGAAAATGCTTTGAAGGAAGTCTATTTACTGAACAAGTGTCCGTCGCGGCAAGATAGCATTGAGTATGCCATAGAGTATGACCATTCCGTTATGAAACTAGAGGTAGGCTCTTCTTCACAGATAATTGTAAGCCCAGAATTTGCAACATGCATGCTTATCTCTTTTGCTTCACAGATAATTGTAAGCCCAGAATTTGTAACGTGCATGCTTATCTCTTTTGCTTCTTTTCTTCGCCTTTTCAGTTTCTTCATTGCACGGCAAGAGTTCCCAAGGAAGTAAGTAATGTGATATGCGTGTGGGATTGATCCAGTGGATTAAATTTCCTTATATATGATTTGATTTCACGTCTGATTGCCTTAGGTATCAGAGGATAAAGCTCAGGAGTTGATTACAGAGAGAGTTAAAAAGCTGGTACTGTGCTTGAAAGAAATTGCATCTTGATatgatatatatacatgttatttcAAAAATACCGTTATGCTAAGAAAATATCATTTATTTACAGAGGATAAAACCCAAATTCTTTGCTGACTATATCAGAAAGAAGATAGACATTGCCAAAACTATAGGATTGATTACCGAGGTATAGTATCCCAATCTTTGTTTATAATTGCGTATAACCAAATTATATGCACGCCCTAACAGCGATTGTATGATTTTACCTTTGCAGGTTTAAGAAGATATTGGGCCTGGCTTTTCGTCGTTGGAGCTTCCATTTCTTCAAGATGTCTTTTCATGGATTCCATCACTTTTGCTGGTGCAATGAACAATGAACTAGATCAGACTCGTAGCTCTTACAAAGTACAGTAGTATAGTACATTTGGGATCTGAACAAATACTCCAAAATGATGCATTAAGTAAGTTTCAGTCGCAGGAACTGAGTAATACTAATAATAGTAAGTTTGGGTCCCTGTAATTTAACACAACACCTTATATGTACTCCTCTGACCTCCGTCCTCCTTCATCCTTGAGATAGCTAGTGCCTTCATTTTTATTTGCATTGTAAGGTTTCAAATAAGAATATTTCATACTGCACAGATTGAAAGGGAAGattcaacaggtgtagcaacatgAAATTTCAATGCGGATCAAATATACAAGAACTAACCTTTTGAGTAAAGGCTTGCGGTACATTTGCTCCTCTTGTTGATATTGTGGATGACTTTTAATTGCTGAGAAAAACAACGTTGATGTCTTTTAATCGCTGAGAAGAACAATTGGTTCTGTCCTTTTTCTTCACATCATTGCTGGTCCACGGTTCTACCCTTTTATTCCCCTAACATCATTGCTGGTGGTTCAACAAGCGAGTAGAAGAATAGACAGTTAGCAATAAGGGCAGAAAGAATGAAAGTGTTCTtttgatcccgagctcatatgctcttgcatgaacagtaaaatcggaAAAACTagttaaaaatttcaaaaaatctgaattttttttatgATGAACATTGATGAATGTTCTAACTGCGTGCAAAATTTCATATCAAAATGACATTTGTGGAGGTCTgggcaaaaataacaaaatcaatgctccaaaatgcttccaaCAATAGTCTTTTTGGAGCAACGATTTTATTCTATTTGCCCAGACCCCCACGAATGTCATTTCAGCCTGAAATTTTGCATGCAGTTAGAAATTTTGTCAATGTTCATCacaaaaaaaaatcagtttttttgaatatttttataatttttttcgaTTTTCGATTTTTCTGTTCATGTGTGAGCATATGAGCTCTGGATCAAATACTCCATGTCCCGGAAATATGCGTTATACACAATCATATTTCCGAACCAAGATCGACGGCTCGCACTATGCGTACGCCTaaaggttgggggggggggggggctctcacGACGCCTCACACTCACTTGCCCGCGTCGCCACCCTCCTCTGACCTCCGTCCTCCTTCATCCTTGCCGCCCCCCACGTGAGCCGTTAGGCGAAGCCTGTTTGCCTTGGGCAGCGTCGAGGCCTTCCCCCTCGTCTGTCCCCGAGAGTGTGGGGTGCAATGGTTAAGCAGGGGCGCATGGTGTGTGCATGGCAAGGCGGCGGTAGCGCATAAAATCTGACATAGCACGATGCTCGGTGGAGGTTGGCGGCACGTCGCCGCACATGCGGCAGCGGGGCGGGGCTCGGCGAGCTATGCCATGTTGTGGTCCGAGCTTTTGATTATGTGGCTCCAAGCCGTTGTGTGCTGGGGACGGCGCTCTGGTGGGCTATTTTCTTCGTGCGACGTGAGGCAGCCTCCCTGTTGGCACAAGGCCCGCGAGCATCCGGTGCCATGGCCAGCGGTGGGTGTCAGTGGTGTGCTGGTCTCCGGCGTCTGATACCGGTAGATCTAGGGTTAGGTTGTGGTGGACTCTGAGAGGGTCGGATGGCCAAACTTGATCCGGCCCATGGTAGCCCGCCGCTTCAGCGGACTGTCTTCTAGGGCTGCCCCAGCGATGATGTTGGGCTAACCCCTATGGTCCTCCCTGCCGGATGAGATGGGGGTTCCAACTGGGAGTTGGCGCCTATGTTCGGGTCCATGGCATGTGGATCGGCCCTGGTGTTGGTCGATGCTGCTCGTGGGTGTGCTTTGGCACATCGGTCCCACCCATGCATTGTTCGTGCCTAAGCCCGTGCTTCGGCGGTATGTTGTCGTAGTGGCGGTGGTGTGTGTCGATCTTGGAAGCTGGGGCGACGACCCTAGATGGTGTATCTGCACAGCGGgttgatgttggcttgaactacgtcggtatttttccaaagagaaagggatgatgcagcacaacaacggtaggtatttccctcagtgatgagatcaaggttatcgaaccagtaggagaaccacgcaaccgCACTGCATCGGCTAAAGCACCTCCATGGTGAGCCCCTCTGCACTCGTCTGTTCCCCCCTTTTCCTTGTATAATGATGCTTCACATTGCTTGATATGAATGTGATTTTGGTCAATCTTCAGTTCCGCCTAGATAGCTAAAAGAAACGTGTGTTTGTTTATGTATGCTATAACAAATCACGTACGTGTATGCTAGCTAAAAGAAGCAACCAAGCTAGTAGCTTAATTGATATACAGGAAACTAGCTAGATGTGCGTCTTTAACAATGTGTTCATCAGGCCGCTCTCAGGTATCGTTTGAGTGCGCCAATTAGTTCGGCCAGCCTCTATGATTTATTCTGATAGTTGCTGGAGTGCTTTTATTTGTGAAAAATTTGGCGCAAAAAAAGAAAGTTAATCAGTCCGCTCTTTCAAAGTCAAGTTTGGGTTGCTGCATATGAATGGATTTCTTTTCTCTGTTTGGGAGCTAGGTACGGTGGTGTATGCATAGATAGCATACACTTACGCATTTTTTTGAGTTCTTCTGTTGGGAATGAAAACAACCATCATGGATCTCCTCTGTTTTCAAGGAGCTTGCTTCTCCATGTATGTCTTATGCAGCATATTCATCTTGCTCCTCTTTTATTCAATAGCAACGGAAGTTGATGAAATTTAAGTGTCGTGTTGTTCTAGAGATGCAGGGAGGGAGGGACGTCCATGGATTGGACTACAAGGATTGGATGCAAACCAATGCACATGAGGAGGAGAGATGCAAGCCATGCCATGACCTGAAGGTCCATGCCGTGAACCCCTTCCCCTTCACGTGTATAATCATGCTCAACATATGTTTTTTTAATCTTCAATTCACCCTAGCTAGCTGGTGTAGTACTTGCTTGTCTCCTTCCAAATGTTGCCCCAATGCGTTGAGTTTCTTATTGCTCTAGGTAGTACTGCTATTTTTCTGCTCTTCGATTTTACTTGCATGGTTCCAGGCTCCCAATCTACCATTTTTGTTGCTGTAATGTCGAGCTCTGCTTTCTTTATTATCACGAGTTGCAAAATTAGTAGGAAGTAAACTTTTGTTAACTTGTTGGCTGAACCAATGGAACTACTGTTATATTTGATTTGTCGCTCAACTAGTTCTGCAATGATTGGATCGAATGATGGCATGACCCTACTGTTATCATTGCAATTATCTTGGTCTTATAGATGTTATTGTTCCTGTCATATAGCACATGCTACTTTCTTTATTAGTTGGTTGCTGGTTCTATTTGTTCATATGTATAAGTGCTAATGTTTCTTCGTTATCTTATAAAGGATATATTCCTTCATTTGTATATAGTTGTAACTCCCTTATTGATCAACATATACTGATTCATCTCTTTACTGCAATTACTCTATAGTTCATGATTTGCTCCCGTAGTGGTATAAAATTATAGTTTCTCTTTCAAGCTGGTACTGTGTTTGATATATACTAGTCTTTATCTAAATACCATGTATTGGTATTTCTTGTATGGTTTAGTACATCATCTACTGGTGGTTTAGTTGTATATTGTACTTGCATGTAGTGGTAATTCTTTCTTTGCATTAGCTATTTCATATGTTTCAGATGATTTAGATGCATGCTTATACTCCTATCTATACCAGGTGCATGTGTTGTGCTTGTGTACCTATATACAGAATAGTACCCATGTGTAAGTGGGCGTATGTGTTCTGCTTACAGCAGATGTTTAGTAAATGTGCTATCAATGGCCTATTTCTTCTTGCAGGTTATGGACTATATCTTTCCTTGCCAATTCCCTCTCTCTTAAATTTGATTTAAACAGATGCTACACTAGTCTCttcactttctttctttctttctctcctacTCTCACTGATAAGAACATGTGCTCCTTAATCTTGCCATGCCAATGATGGTGTCCTGAGGCTCTCATCGTTACTTAACAACATATGTTGCACTACTTGATCCAATGATGCAATATTCCTAGCACTACTAGGCTGCCTGAGGACCATCCCTACTTCAAACCCTACCTCTGggctagttgattagtagtgggttAGTTGGATTTCATCTGAAAACTAACCCAAGCTTAATTGAGGGACCCCCTAATCATGGAGTTAGTGCTAGTTTGAGTTGATCTTTGGGTTTGGCTTTGATTTATACTTTTCTGGCTCTACTTCTGTCTTGGGTTATTGGCTCCATTTAAACAGTGTTGGCTCTCTTCTACTGTTTCTTTGATCAACTTAATCTGATTGGGGTTTGACTAATGTTTCCAAACTCCTAAGTGCTAGCTCCTACAGCAAAGGCATTTTGCTAAGGGGAATGCTACATTTgaaccttgatcaagtttttctTGTTTGTTGTTTCTTGTTTTGCAGGTAGATGAACTGGAAGAAAGAAGCAGAAGATGAAGAACTAGATAGTTTAGTATAGGTTTAGTTTAGgacttttcctttcttctttatttctttttcctCTTAAGTGTAATTCCTGAATGCTTGTAATTGACATTTATATTAATAAAGTCTATTGCTTATTATTCAGACCAAATAATTGTAGTGttccatatattatgaatatagttTCTTTTATTCACTTTTTGCAATATCACTTGTATTATTTATTCATCAATATAGGTTTGCATATACGCCTacagcaaagccgtcggcataaatGCCATGTGGTAGCTCCTAGCCGAggactatgcctacggcaaagctgtCGGCATAgatcatctatgcctacggcaaagtcgTAGGCATAGTACTCAGCCAGGAGCAACCATGAACTTCCATGTGGCAGGACTATGCCGACGACAAAGCCGTAGGTATAGTTTCGCCACGTGGCAGCTCTTGGTTGGTTGGACTTAGAGACGGCGCCGTCAGCTGCCGTCTCGTCCTTTTTTTGCCGACggtgaaactatgccgacggctgtacGAAAGCTGTCGGCATAgctgcctatgccgacggctttagtACACCGACGGTCTGACAAGAGTACGTTGATGCATTCTATGCCGACGGgggtatgccgacggcagccgtaggcatagtccTATGCCGACGGCATTGTGGCCTCTTTGGCCGTAGGCATAGCTGCTGATTCCGGTAGTGTTCGATCCTGATCTCTGCAAGCTTGCTGGCCTGGATGACTACCAGCGTCTAGTCCCACGAAAGCAAGTACGTATATGATTTGATCACCGGGTGTTCCTGTGATCGTTTAATTGCCTTTGGTATTCCATTGTGTTAGTAACTTAGTATGGCTAGTAAGGTCCATTTGTCTGAATTTCAAAACCATGATATATACACAAATGAGACTCTATGTGGTCTGTTTCCAGAAAAGGGTTGAAGAgttatttattactccctccgtccagaattacttgtcgctcaaaggGTTGAAGAGTGCTTATTTAAGGTTCTAGATTACAGAGCAATTTACACAGAGTTACTGATGAGTTCATGATACATCTACAGAGTGTTAATTGTCTTGTTGGATGGATATTTCATAATGTTATATGCTGGAAAATGTATATAATCAAGTCATCGGCCGCTGAAATCTGGTGAATTGACCACTTTTAACATAGTGCTAATCCAGAATATTTTCTTTTCACATTATTGCCTTCATAGAGGCTCATCATTCTTTTAGTAAAGTAGTCATATGTGTATTTACCTGTTGGAAATGGTAGTTTATTTAAAAAGAACCAACATATTTATTTATAATTTTACGAATAATAGTATGTTTTTGCTAGCTCTTTAtcttttttttttagaacgaagacgccagatgcgtccggctttaaattaataaagccccaaCGGCAGAGTAACACCAATAAGTCTTACAGCAC is a window encoding:
- the LOC123041942 gene encoding uncharacterized protein encodes the protein MSQKRREKVDTCPIPRKHDAMEKKSPPGQPRRQTQGIHRPVKTEARLAGEKKHKTAAHIAGEKKHTRGNSASFPTKRTTPLVKARTRCTGRPIDAQNHGSTVATQEQRQESAAIKTDKEVEYIIQKLNKLGVRNDIGFEEYYECLMNLPPDPSLDTSIRLDDTHRYDMDIRHAVYRIRSYKLSQKESKNELCRDELKDCPMELLDREEFPTDFLVKMKYFRFLEEEGVLDWFFHPELCKLACLNAYQRLVPRDHGVVFDWEYADWELYRSYFHSYEMQHEYIEYFETLLRELKWLKDCLPVKDASPIASKIETRGIYQATKIATRFPKITTHLVRIGFSDCVTYMGIVARWCDGSDGLHFEIWKRVTQQKESFENALKEVYLLNKCPSRQDSIEYAIEYDHSVMKLEFLHCTARVPKEVSEDKAQELITERVKKLRIKPKFFADYIRKKIDIAKTIGLITEV